In Passer domesticus isolate bPasDom1 chromosome 1, bPasDom1.hap1, whole genome shotgun sequence, one DNA window encodes the following:
- the LOC135304149 gene encoding serpin B6-like isoform X1, translating into MPPRLPRAQRPRAARGALERALAARLARALQGRESEGTAGTSVLRLGSMESLCAANSTFAVELLRKLCEKKSGQNVFFSPFSISSALSMVLLGSRGSTEAQISKVLSLKNAQDAHNGYQSLLSEINDPNTKYILRTANRLYGEKTFEFLPSFIESSQKSYHAGLEQMDFLHAWEDARKQINGWVEERTEGKIQNLLAEGILDSLTRLVLVNAIYFKGNWEKPFRKASTRERPFHINKNETRPVQMMFKKANFNMTYIGDFQTKILELPYVGNELSMIILLPDAIQDGSTGLERLEREITYEKLMGWISPKMMRSTKLRVSLPRFKLEENYDLKPLLSSMGMPDAFEMGKADFSGISPGNELVLSEVVHKSFVEVNEEGTEAAAATAAVIGKSFSPEFTADHPFLFFIRHNKTSSILFCGRFCCP; encoded by the exons ATGCCGCCTCGGCTCCCGAGAGCGCAGCGCCCTCGGGCAGCGCGGGGTGCGCTGGAAAGGGCTCTGGCTGCGAGGCTCGCACGGGCgctgcagggaagggaaagTGAAGGCACCGCCGGGACATCGGTCCTGAG GCTCGGAAGCATGGAAAGCCTCTGTGCAGCAAACAGCACTTTTGCTGTGGAGCTGTTAAGAAAGCTGTGTGAGAAGAAGAGTGGGCAGAATGTGTTCTTTTCACCATTTagtatttcttctgctttgtctATGGTTTTGCTGGGTTCAAGAGGTAGCACTGAAGCCCAGATAAGCAAG GTGCTTTCTCTGAAGAACGCCCAGGATGCTCACAATGGGTATCAATCCCTTCTCTCTGAAATCAATGATCCAAACACCAAATACATCCTGAGAACTGCAAACCGGCTCTATGGAGAAAAGACCTTTGAGTTTCTTCCC TCATTTATAGAGTCCAGTCAGAAATCCTACCATGCTGGCCTGGAACAGATGGACTTCCTGCATGCTTGGGAGGATGCCAGAAAACAAATCAATGGCTGGGTGGAGGAAAGGACTGAAG GTAAAATTCAGAACCTGTTGGCAGAGGGGATTCTGGATTCCCTGACCAGGCTTGTGTTGGTGAATGCCATCTATTTCAAAGGCAACTGGGAAAAGCCATTCAGGAAAGCGAGTACCAGAGAGAGGCCATTCCACATTAATAAG AATGAAACCAGACCGGTGCAGATGATGTTCAAGAAGGCAAATTTTAACATGACCTACATTGGGGACTTCCAGACCAAAATCCTTGAGCTCCCCTATGTGGGTAATGAACTGAGCATGATCATCCTGCTCCCTGATGCAATCCAGGATGGATCCACAGGCTTGGAAAGA CTTGAAAGGGAAATTACATATGAGAAGCTGATGGGTTGGATCAGTCCTAAAATGATGAGGTCTACAAAGCTGAGGGTGTCTTTACCCAGATTTAAACTGGAAGAAAATTATGATCTGAAACCACTTCTGAGCAGCATGGGAATGCCTGATGCATTTGAGATGGGCAAGGCAGACTTCTCAGGAATCTCACCTGGTAATGAGCTGGTGCTCTCTGAAGTGGTTCACAAATCCTTTGTGGAAGTCAATGAAGAAGGcactgaagcagctgctgccacagctgcagtgattGGGAAGAGCTTTAGTCCAGAATTCACTGCTGATCATCCTTTCCTCTTCTTCATCCGGCACAACAAAACTTCCAGCATTTTGTTCTGTGGCAGATTTTGCTGTCCCTAA
- the LOC135304149 gene encoding serpin B6-like isoform X2, translating into MESLCAANSTFAVELLRKLCEKKSGQNVFFSPFSISSALSMVLLGSRGSTEAQISKVLSLKNAQDAHNGYQSLLSEINDPNTKYILRTANRLYGEKTFEFLPSFIESSQKSYHAGLEQMDFLHAWEDARKQINGWVEERTEGKIQNLLAEGILDSLTRLVLVNAIYFKGNWEKPFRKASTRERPFHINKNETRPVQMMFKKANFNMTYIGDFQTKILELPYVGNELSMIILLPDAIQDGSTGLERLEREITYEKLMGWISPKMMRSTKLRVSLPRFKLEENYDLKPLLSSMGMPDAFEMGKADFSGISPGNELVLSEVVHKSFVEVNEEGTEAAAATAAVIGKSFSPEFTADHPFLFFIRHNKTSSILFCGRFCCP; encoded by the exons ATGGAAAGCCTCTGTGCAGCAAACAGCACTTTTGCTGTGGAGCTGTTAAGAAAGCTGTGTGAGAAGAAGAGTGGGCAGAATGTGTTCTTTTCACCATTTagtatttcttctgctttgtctATGGTTTTGCTGGGTTCAAGAGGTAGCACTGAAGCCCAGATAAGCAAG GTGCTTTCTCTGAAGAACGCCCAGGATGCTCACAATGGGTATCAATCCCTTCTCTCTGAAATCAATGATCCAAACACCAAATACATCCTGAGAACTGCAAACCGGCTCTATGGAGAAAAGACCTTTGAGTTTCTTCCC TCATTTATAGAGTCCAGTCAGAAATCCTACCATGCTGGCCTGGAACAGATGGACTTCCTGCATGCTTGGGAGGATGCCAGAAAACAAATCAATGGCTGGGTGGAGGAAAGGACTGAAG GTAAAATTCAGAACCTGTTGGCAGAGGGGATTCTGGATTCCCTGACCAGGCTTGTGTTGGTGAATGCCATCTATTTCAAAGGCAACTGGGAAAAGCCATTCAGGAAAGCGAGTACCAGAGAGAGGCCATTCCACATTAATAAG AATGAAACCAGACCGGTGCAGATGATGTTCAAGAAGGCAAATTTTAACATGACCTACATTGGGGACTTCCAGACCAAAATCCTTGAGCTCCCCTATGTGGGTAATGAACTGAGCATGATCATCCTGCTCCCTGATGCAATCCAGGATGGATCCACAGGCTTGGAAAGA CTTGAAAGGGAAATTACATATGAGAAGCTGATGGGTTGGATCAGTCCTAAAATGATGAGGTCTACAAAGCTGAGGGTGTCTTTACCCAGATTTAAACTGGAAGAAAATTATGATCTGAAACCACTTCTGAGCAGCATGGGAATGCCTGATGCATTTGAGATGGGCAAGGCAGACTTCTCAGGAATCTCACCTGGTAATGAGCTGGTGCTCTCTGAAGTGGTTCACAAATCCTTTGTGGAAGTCAATGAAGAAGGcactgaagcagctgctgccacagctgcagtgattGGGAAGAGCTTTAGTCCAGAATTCACTGCTGATCATCCTTTCCTCTTCTTCATCCGGCACAACAAAACTTCCAGCATTTTGTTCTGTGGCAGATTTTGCTGTCCCTAA
- the LOC135304281 gene encoding serpin B6-like yields the protein MESLCAANSTFAVELLRKLCEKQRGQNVFFSPFSISSALSMVLLGSRGSTEGQISKVLSLKNVQDAHNGYQSLLSEINDPNTKYILRTANRLYGEKTFEFLPSFIESSQKFYHAGLEQMDFLHAWEDARKQINGWVEERTEGKIQNLLAEGILDSLTRLVLVNAIYFKGNWEEKFNKESTTERPFQINKNETRPVQMMFKEANFNMTYIGDFQTKILELPYVGNELSMIILLPDAIQDGSTGLERLERELTYEKLIDWINPEMMDSTKVRVSLPRFKLEENYDLKPLLSSMGMPDAFEMGKADFSGISPGNELVLSEVVHKSFVEVNEEGTEAAAATAAVMMMRCAMIVPEFTADHPFLFFIRHNKTSSILFCGRFCCP from the exons ATGGAAAGCCTCTGTGCAGCAAACAGCACTTTTGCTGTGGAGCTGTTAAGAAAGCTGTGTGAGAAGCAAAGGGGGCAGAATGTGTTCTTTTCACCATTTagtatttcttctgctttgtctATGGTTTTGCTGGGTTCAAGAGGTAGCACTGAAGGCCAGATAAGCAAG GTGCTTTCTCTGAAGAACGTCCAGGATGCTCACAATGGGTATCAATCCCTTCTCTCTGAAATCAATGATCCAAACACCAAATACATCCTGAGGACTGCAAACCGGCTCTATGGAGAAAAGACCTTTGAGTTTCTTCCA TCATTTATAGAGTCCAGTCAGAAATTCTACCATGCTGGCCTGGAACAGATGGACTTCCTGCATGCTTGGGAGGATGCCAGAAAACAAATCAATGGCTGGGTGGAGGAAAGGACTGAAG GTAAAATTCAGAACCTGTTGGCAGAGGGGATTCTGGATTCCCTGACCAGGCTTGTATTGGTGAATGCCATCTATTTCAAAGGCAATTGGGAAGAGAAGTTCAACAAAGAGAGTACCACAGAAAGGCCATTCCAAATTAATAAG AATGAAACCAGACCTGTGCAGATGATGTTCAAGGAGGCCAATTTTAACATGACCTACATTGGGGACTTCCAGACCAAAATCCTTGAGCTCCCCTATGTGGGTAATGAACTGAGCATGATCATCCTGCTCCCTGATGCAATCCAGGATGGATCCACAGGCCTGGAAAGA CTGGAAAGAGAACTTACATATGAGAAGCTAATAGATTGGATCAATCCTGAAATGATGGACTCTACAAAAGTGAGGGTGTCTTTACCCAGATTTAAACTGGAAGAAAATTATGATCTGAAACCACTTCTGAGCAGCATGGGAATGCCTGATGCATTTGAGATGGGCAAGGCTGACTTCTCAGGAATCTCACCTGGTAATGAGCTGGTGCTCTCTGAAGTGGTTCACAAATCCTTTGTGGAAGTCAATGAAGAAGGcactgaagcagctgctgccacagctgcagtgatgATGATGCGCTGTGCTATGATTGTTCCAGAATTCACTGCTGATCATCCTTTCCTCTTCTTCATCCGGCACAACAAAACTTCCAGCATTTTGTTCTGTGGCAGATTTTGTTGTCCCTAA